A stretch of DNA from Gimesia chilikensis:
AGTTCGCAGATGAATCTGTTTCTGACCGTGGATGATCCGGAGAACGTCTTGAACCGCATCCGTGGGAAGATTCAACATCCGCTGATGGAACGCGTGCGTGCCGGCTATCGTAATGTGACTGACAATACTTTTCGCGCCATCTGGCCGGAATCGCTGCATGAATTTTCTGTGAAGTCAATTCAGGCCTGAGCGAGTCACGCTTTTTAACTGCTCTTTAGTCTTCCTCTACCGGTCAATCACTGCAGAACAGGACGAAACGTCCGTCAGGTGACATCGACAGACTGAGCAGTTTCTGATCCTGCTGTCTGGGTTCCAGCCTGCGCGGCGGTCCCAGTTTGGTCAGATTGATTGCATACAAGGCAGTCCCTTCCGGAGTGCGCCCCGTAAAGACGCAGGTTCCTGTTTTTCGGAATAGACGGGGCAGCCGGGAACTTCAACGCGTGGTTGACTCGCCGGGCGTGGTTGACTCGCCGGTCTCAGGATCGGCTGATGCTACTTACCGCAGACACTGTATTTGATAAACGGGTACCGGGCTTTGACCTCGTCGCTGAGTACAGCGGATTGTTCTGAACCAATATCACACCATTTGAGCTCGCGCAACTCGGGCATGGTGGCCAGGAGTGTGAGTCGTTTATTGGTCAGTGACTGCGGGTATTCGATTTCGAGGGTCTCTACATGAGAGAGCCAGGGCAGCAGGTGCGCTGATTCATCAGAGAATGACAGCGTTCGCACGGTGAGATGTTTCAGCGCGGGCATGCGGGCGAGGTAGATCAATGTCGACTGATGGAGATTCAGATTACGACAGTAAAAAGATTCGAGCTGATGCAGACGCGTGAGCGGTTCCAGTGCATTGACGTCAGGCAACTTGACTGGAATGTGTACCTGCTGCAGATTCGGAAAGGCAGAGAGCAACTGCAGTGCTTTGCGAGCCTGTTTGCCTTTGAGATGCTCTCCCGTGTCCCAGCCGATGGTCAGCGAGCGGAGCTTCGTATTCTGTTTCGCGAGACGCTCAAGCAGATATTCCATCTCTTCCGGAGAGCCAGAGGGAACTTTAAGTACTTCCAGGTTGGGGGCCAGGGCCAGGGCATCAGCGAGTTTCTGGCGGGGAATGCGTTCCCGGATGGTCCAGCTTTTCAGACGCTGATGATCCCCTTTGGTGAGGAAGTCATACATCATGTCCTGGCTG
This window harbors:
- a CDS encoding ABC transporter; translation: MKYQLVLQFTGTVIPDYDSLVDLESVLIEQIQEDGKATVDGHDFGSSQMNLFLTVDDPENVLNRIRGKIQHPLMERVRAGYRNVTDNTFRAIWPESLHEFSVKSIQA